The Sphingomonas carotinifaciens genomic sequence GCGCCTTGGGCTTGGTGAAGCCGAGGTTGCGGCTGTCGCGGGCGACATAATACCAGTCGCCCCCTTCGAACTGGCTGGTGATCGTCGGCTGGCCCAGGGTCTGGAGCACCGACTGGCGATTGTCGACGCCTGGCTGGACCGAATTGACCAGATCGGTATCGACCACATAACCCTGATGCGAGCGCAGCGGCGTGCAGGCCGCACTCGCCAGCGCGAGCCCGATACCCAGGGCGACCAGCCGGGGGGAAGAAACGCTCATCATCATCTCCGGGCCGGAAAACGCGGCCGTTGAGCCCTTGGAAACAGCCCGGCCGATTGCATCGGCCGTCGATCGATCCGATAGGCGAGGATGGGGGCGGGCACAAGCATCGTCCATGGTAGCGGCAAGGGGGCGAGGATGGGTCTGATGCACAAGCTGTTCGGGCAGGGGCCCGGAGGGCTGTTCGGGCCGAAGCCGCAACCGGCGCTGGCGCTGTATAATGCGGTGGTGGCGCGGGGGCGGGAGCCGCACTGGTATGTGGAGGGCGCGGTGCCCGACACGGTGGACGGCCGTTTCGACATGATCGCGGCGGTGCTGGCGATGGTGTTGCTGCGACTGGAGACCGAACCCGCCGGCGCGGCGCCCGCGGCGCAGGTGACCGAGCGGTTCGTCGACGACATGGATGGCCAGTTGCGCGAGATCGGCATCGGCGACATCGTGGTGGGCAAGCATATCGGGCGGATGATGGCGATGCTGGGCGGACGGCTGGGTGCCTATCGCGATGGCATTGCGGGCGGCGACCTGGGGCCTGCCCTGGTGCGCAACCTGTATCGCGGCGAGGCACCGGACCCGCTGGCGGTGGCGCATGTCAGCACCCATCTGATGGGCTTGCGCGAGACACTGGCCGGCATATCGGTCGCGCGCCTGATCGATGGAGACCTGCCTTGACCCCCGAATGGAGCCGCCCCGAACGCCTGGATGCGATCGGCGAGCGCGACAAACCCGTGCATATCGAAGCGGATGAGGGCGAGCGTATAGCGCTGGCCCGGCGGTTCGAATTGAAGGCGGTGGACAGGCTGGCGGCCGATCTGGTGGTGCGGCGCGATGCGGCGGGCGTGCTGGTGACGGGGCGCGTGCGCGGCGATGTGGTGCAGGCGTGCGGCGTAACAGACGAGCCGGTGCCCGCGGTGGTGGACGAAGAGGTGGCGTTGCGCTTCGTCGAGGCGCTGGACGGCGAGGAAGAGGTGGAGCTGTCCGCCGATGCGATGGACGTGGTGGTGATCGAGGGCGGCGCGATCGACCTTGGCGAAGCGGCGGCCGAGACGATGGCGCTGGCACTGGACCCGTTCCCGCGCAGCCCGAACGCGGCACGGGCCCTGCGCGAGGCGGGGGTGATCAGCGAGGACGAGGTCCAGCCGATGAACGCATTCGCCGGATTGAAGGACAAGCTGGCGGGGCGTTGATGGCTAGGGCGTGTCCGGGCCGAGGGTGGGATCGAGATCGCGGGGGCGGACAAAGCGGGTCAGCACCGCGCCGCCGGGGATGACCTGCGACCAATGGTCCACGTCGAAGGTCAGTTCGGCGACGCTGGCGGTGGGGTATTTCTCTGCCACCGCGTCGCGAAAGGCGCTGGCGCGGGCGAGCTTGAGAACCAGATCCTCCAGCCCCGGATTATGCCCGACGAGCAGCACGCGCGCCGCGGCATCAGGTAGCCGGACGATGCCGTCGAGCAGCGTCGCGGCGGAGGCGAGATACATGCGCTGGTCCCACACCGGCTCGCGCCGGCGACCATAGCCGTCCCACACCTCGTCCAGCGTTTCCATGACGCGCACCGCGGGCGAGGCATAGACCCGGTCGAATTCGAGCGCGGATTGGCGCAGGTGCCGGCCGATCATCCCCGCGGCACGGCGCCCCTTGGTATTCAGTGGCCGATCGAAATCGCGGGCCACGGCGTCGTCCCAGCCGGATTTGGCATGGCGGAGCAGCGTCAGCGTCTTCATCGGGCGCGTTGTCTCCGTGGTTCAGGCGGGTTCGTGCGCTCCATGCCCGATCGGCGCGTCGGAGGAAAGCCGCGCCGTGACGCATGCTACCGCTTCATCGAGCGTGACGCGGCGGATGGCGACGCCGGGCGGAAAGGCATCGAGCAGGCGCGAGGGCATGGCGGCGGAGAGCAGCACAAAGGCACCGCGATCGTCCGCGCGGCGGATCAGCCGCCCGAACGCCTGCGCCAGACGCGCGCGGACGATGCGATCGTCATAGGCGCTGCCGCCGCCGGCCAGCTTGCGCGCGGCATGCAGCACGGTGGGCTTGGGCCAGGGTACCCCCTCCATCACCACCAGCCGGAGCGATTCGCCGGGAACATCGACGCCGTCGCGCAGCGCATCGGTGCCGAGCAGCGAGGCGGCCGGATCGTCGCGAAAGATGTCGACCAGCGTCCCGGTGTCGATCGGATCGACATGCTGGGCATGGAGGGCAAGACCCTCGCGCGCCAGCCGGTCGGCGATCCGGCCATGCACGCCGCGCAACCGGCGGATCGCGGTGAACAGCCCCAGCGTGCCCCCGCGGGCCGCCATGATGAGCCGGGCATAGGCGTTGGCAAGGGCGGGGATGTCGCCGCGCTTCACATCGGTGACGATCAGCACCTCGGACCGGTCGGGATAATCGAACGGGCTGGCGGCGGCGAAATGGGCGGGGCCACGGGCCAGATGCGGGGCGCCGGTACGGGCCTCCGCCACGCTCCAGTTGCCGCCGCCGGTGAGCGTCGCGGAGGTGACAAGCGCGCCGTGTGCGGGCTTCAGCACGATTTCGGCAAAGGGGCGGGTGGGGTCGAGCCAGTGGCGGTGCAGGCCGATGTCATATTCGCGCCCCTCCACCCGGTCGACCGCCAGCCAGTCGACGAAATCGGGATCGGCGGGGCCACCGACGCGCGCGAGCAGCGACAGCCACGCCGCCACCGTCTCCGCGCGCCAAGCGAGCGAGGCGATCGCCCCCTCGACCCGC encodes the following:
- a CDS encoding outer membrane protein assembly factor BamE, with the protein product MSVSSPRLVALGIGLALASAACTPLRSHQGYVVDTDLVNSVQPGVDNRQSVLQTLGQPTITSQFEGGDWYYVARDSRNLGFTKPKAQAQITLQISFDQAGNVTTIRRGGIEQVASITPDGKTTPTLGRKRGFFHDLFGNIGSVGAPGAGAGAPGTGGGRGSP
- a CDS encoding ubiquinol-cytochrome C chaperone family protein; translated protein: MHKLFGQGPGGLFGPKPQPALALYNAVVARGREPHWYVEGAVPDTVDGRFDMIAAVLAMVLLRLETEPAGAAPAAQVTERFVDDMDGQLREIGIGDIVVGKHIGRMMAMLGGRLGAYRDGIAGGDLGPALVRNLYRGEAPDPLAVAHVSTHLMGLRETLAGISVARLIDGDLP
- a CDS encoding YceD family protein, with amino-acid sequence MTPEWSRPERLDAIGERDKPVHIEADEGERIALARRFELKAVDRLAADLVVRRDAAGVLVTGRVRGDVVQACGVTDEPVPAVVDEEVALRFVEALDGEEEVELSADAMDVVVIEGGAIDLGEAAAETMALALDPFPRSPNAARALREAGVISEDEVQPMNAFAGLKDKLAGR
- a CDS encoding SixA phosphatase family protein, whose translation is MKTLTLLRHAKSGWDDAVARDFDRPLNTKGRRAAGMIGRHLRQSALEFDRVYASPAVRVMETLDEVWDGYGRRREPVWDQRMYLASAATLLDGIVRLPDAAARVLLVGHNPGLEDLVLKLARASAFRDAVAEKYPTASVAELTFDVDHWSQVIPGGAVLTRFVRPRDLDPTLGPDTP